The following proteins are encoded in a genomic region of Deltaproteobacteria bacterium:
- a CDS encoding MFS transporter, whose amino-acid sequence MAFLRNRAVNWINLHSGIHALASGMGGAFVLVYLLRAGVSVPATLCAMALICTTRFAIRPLVVRASGRGLKPLVIGGTLLAALQYPLLAEVHGVEPALLVFCLVSGLGETLYWTSYHAYFALLGDAEHRGHQLGAGVALSALIGIVAPLIGAWALLGLGARPTFAAAGLVQALAALPLVATPNVRVPSTAPGALRASLPGVGLFAADGWFAVCYVLVWQIALFLSLDRSVAAYGGAVALAATVGALTSLFLGRHIDAGNGRQAVAIAFSAVSLTLLARAWSVGTPWLAVGANALGALASCLVVPAQMTPVYNLAKASPCALRFHVAAEGGWDLGHIAGCLAAALLVAHGAPLGAVIPIAFLGVAGQVFLLRRYYLRLGAWRRAAAAASESRSAS is encoded by the coding sequence CAATCTGCACTCCGGCATCCATGCCCTGGCTTCGGGCATGGGCGGCGCGTTCGTCCTGGTCTACCTGCTGCGCGCGGGCGTGTCGGTGCCCGCGACGCTCTGCGCGATGGCGCTGATCTGCACCACGCGCTTCGCGATCCGCCCGCTGGTGGTGCGCGCGTCCGGGCGCGGCCTGAAGCCGCTGGTGATCGGCGGCACGCTGCTGGCCGCGCTTCAGTACCCGCTGCTGGCCGAGGTGCACGGCGTCGAGCCGGCGCTGCTCGTGTTCTGCCTGGTCTCCGGCCTGGGCGAGACGCTGTACTGGACCTCGTACCACGCGTACTTCGCGCTGCTCGGCGATGCCGAGCACCGCGGTCACCAGCTCGGCGCTGGCGTCGCGCTCTCCGCGCTGATCGGCATCGTCGCGCCGCTGATCGGCGCGTGGGCGCTGCTCGGCTTGGGCGCGCGGCCGACTTTCGCGGCGGCCGGGCTGGTGCAGGCGCTGGCGGCGCTTCCGCTGGTGGCGACGCCGAACGTCCGCGTGCCGAGCACGGCTCCGGGGGCGCTGCGCGCGTCACTTCCCGGTGTCGGTCTGTTCGCCGCCGACGGCTGGTTCGCGGTCTGCTACGTGCTCGTGTGGCAGATCGCGCTGTTCCTCTCGCTCGACCGGAGCGTCGCAGCGTACGGCGGCGCGGTGGCGCTCGCGGCGACGGTCGGCGCGCTGACCAGCCTGTTCCTGGGCCGACACATCGACGCGGGAAACGGCCGCCAGGCGGTGGCGATCGCGTTCTCGGCGGTCTCGCTCACGCTGCTCGCGCGCGCCTGGAGCGTCGGCACGCCGTGGCTCGCGGTCGGCGCCAACGCGCTCGGCGCGCTCGCGAGCTGCCTGGTGGTGCCGGCGCAGATGACGCCGGTCTACAACCTGGCCAAGGCCTCTCCCTGCGCGCTGCGCTTCCACGTCGCGGCCGAGGGCGGCTGGGACCTGGGCCACATCGCGGGGTGTCTCGCCGCGGCGCTTCTGGTCGCGCACGGCGCGCCACTCGGCGCGGTGATTCCGATCGCGTTCCTCGGCGTGGCGGGTCAGGTGTTCCTGCTGCGCCGCTACTACCTGCGTCTCGGCGCCTGGCGACGGGCCGCCGCAGCTGCATCGGAATCGCGCAGCGCTTCATAG